In Sander lucioperca isolate FBNREF2018 chromosome 12, SLUC_FBN_1.2, whole genome shotgun sequence, one DNA window encodes the following:
- the rhoaa gene encoding rho-related GTP-binding protein RhoA-A, translating to MAAIRKKLVIVGDGACGKTCLLIVFSKDQFPEVYVPTVFENYVADIEVDGKQVELALWDTAGQEDYDRLRPLSYPDTDVILMCFSVDSPDSLENIPEKWTPEVKHFCPNVPIILVGNKKDLRNDEHTRRELAKMKQEPVKSDEARDMAHRINAFGYLECSAKTKDGVREVFEMATRAALQAKRRGKKGGCLLL from the exons ATGGCTGCAATCAGAAAGAAACTAGTGATAGTCGGCGATGGAGCCTGTGGCAAGACCTGTCTCCTCATAGTGTTCAGCAAAGATCAGTTCCCTGAGGTTTATGTGCCCACCGTGTTTGAAAACTACGTGGCAGATATTGAGGTGGATGGTAAACAG GTGGAGCTGGCTCTGTGGGACACAGCGGGTCAGGAGGATTACGACCGACTGAGGCCTCTCTCCTATCCAGACACAGATGTCATCCTCATGTGTTTCTCCGTCGACAGCCCTGACAGTTTGG AGAATATTCCAGAGAAGTGGACTCCTGAGGTCAAGCATTTCTGTCCCAACGTGCCCATCATTCTTGTGGGGAACAAGAAAGACCTGCGGAATGATGAGCACACGCGTCGAGAGTTGGCGAAGATGAAACAG GAACCGGTGAAGTCAGACGAGGCGAGGGACATGGCTCACCGGATCAACGCCTTCGGTTACTTGGAGTGCTCGGCCAAGACAAAGGACGGCGTGCGGGAGGTGTTTGAGATGGCCACCAGGGCGGCGCTGCAGGCCAAGAGGCGAGGCAAGAAGGGCGGCTGCCTTCTGCTATAG